A single Aspergillus puulaauensis MK2 DNA, chromosome 7, nearly complete sequence DNA region contains:
- the MPP10 gene encoding rRNA-processing protein MPP10 (BUSCO:EOG09263ROQ;~COG:A;~EggNog:ENOG410PIGW;~InterPro:IPR012173;~PFAM:PF04006;~go_component: GO:0005634 - nucleus [Evidence IEA];~go_component: GO:0005732 - small nucleolar ribonucleoprotein complex [Evidence IEA];~go_component: GO:0034457 - Mpp10 complex [Evidence IEA];~go_process: GO:0006364 - rRNA processing [Evidence IEA]): MGVVGFLRHHVRGQSGLETSNAVPLPLNSTLSTPWDFLRPTKKLRTGILDSAKVILDSLAVSVSDSQAIRQRNLRKRKRPDEDQDAVSILRLKQLYVNGFTSDQIWEQALRIFDSTDQEIQRDYAIWVHNVEHSAAELPERASHLDSSSQDDVEVGNANSISGTSCITDGSSVDGKNVEDQFDAESDKSSQSHSDQSDNEEDDPDGSSDDDEGGGTYVEDRFGLNDGFFSIDEFNKQTELAERQDARGDLDVESDDEEINWDADPLGAENLSLSSQTKADRPDDGVDQSDDDDEEEEEEEEEEEGPTFDDMGAHDESDTDENDSHATALGGSGFFNTSDIMYADFFEPPPRKVSTKKSRPLPKTQPRGEIPDSDVARAMADVRRDLFDDEVSADGSENEPSDIQAHSSTHEKQRARIADEIRRLEAANVAKKEWMVAGEARAAERPTNSLIEEDLDFERIGKPVPVVTTDLSESIEDLIKRRIIAKEFDEVIRRRPGLPDRQHTQKSAAELEDSKSQQGLADLYEADHLRATDSNYVDPKNQKLLKERTEIGNLWREISSQLDTLSNWHYKPKAPQASINVVTDVATITMEDAQPTANGAVRSSATLAPQEIYSPGENRRGTGEVVMRNGVPVTKEEMTREEKAKLRRRLKKPSHTPTDSSKQSSGTAVQKQQIVSDLKRAGVKLIGKEGDMTDISGSKVAAMGDRIGAHAMKL; encoded by the exons ATGGGTGTGGTCGGGTTCCTACG GCATCACGTTCGAGGCCAATCTGGGCTTGAAACCTCGAATGCGGTTCCTTTGCCTCTCAATTCGACGCTTTCAACACCTTGGGACTTCCTTCGTCCGACCAAAAAGTTACGTACTGGCATATTAGACAGCGCAAAAGTCATACTCGATTCTCTCGCGGTTTCGGTCAGTGATTCTCAAGCTATTCGCCAGCGAAATCTTCGAAAACGGAAGCGCCCAGATGAAGATCAAGACGCTGTCTCTATTTTGCGGCTGAAACAATTATATGTGAATGGCTTTACGTCGGATCAAATTTGGGAGCAGGCTCTACGTATTTTCGATTCAACCGACCAAGAAATCCAGCGCGACTACGCTATCTGGGTCCATAATGTAGAGCATTCTGCAGCTGAACTACCTGAGCGTGCATCGCACCTCGACAGCTCGTCTCAGGATGACGTGGAGGTTGGAAATGCAAATTCTATTAGCGGCACGAGCTGTATTACCGATGGATCCAGCGTTGACGGCAAAAATGTTGAAGATCAATTTGATGCGGAAAGTGACAAGTCGTCTCAAAGCCATTCGGACCAGAGCgacaatgaagaagatgacccTGATGGAAGCtcagacgacgatgaaggtgGTGGCACGTATGTGGAAGACCGATTTGGATTGAATGATGGTTTTTTTTCTATTGATGAGTTCAATAAACAAACCGAGCTAGCTGAACGGCAAGACGCTCGGGGTGACTTAGATGTTGAAAGCGACGATGAGGAAATCAACTGGGACGCCGATCCTCTTGGTGCAGAAAACTTGAGTCTTTCTTCACAGACAAAAGCTGACAGGCCTGATGACGGCGTGGACCagagtgatgatgatgatgaagaagaagaagaagaagaagaagaagaagaaggtccgACCTTCGACGATATGGGTGCTCATGATGAATCGGATACTGATGAAAACGATTCCCACGCCACGGCTCTAGGGGGATCAGGTTTCTTCAACACGAGCGACATCATGTACGCTGACTTCTTTGAACCTCCACCCCGGAAAGTGTCCACCAAAAAATCACGCCCACTACCGAAAACACAGCCACGTGGCGAAATCCCTGACAGTGATGTTGCCCGTGCAATGGCTGATGTTCGCCGTGACTTGTTTGACGATGAAGTATCCGCTGATGGTAGTGAAAATGAGCCAAGCGACATCCAGGCTCACTCGTCAACCCACGAGAAACAGCGCGCACGCATTGCAGACGAAATCCGCCGGTTAGAGGCTGCTAACGtggcaaagaaagaatggATGGTCGCTGGAGAAGCTAGGGCAGCGGAAAGGCCCACTAATTCACTCATAGAAGAAGACTTGGATTTTGAAAGGATTGGGAAACCCGTGCCAGTCGTAACAACAGATTTGTCTGAGAGCATTGAGGATTTGATCAAGCGGCGAATCATTGCTAAGGAATTTGACGAAGTCATACGCCGCCGGCCGGGACTGCCGGATCGCCAACATACTCAAAAGTCTGCTGCTGAACTCGAGGATAGCAAATCACAGCAGGGTCTTGCGGATCTATACGAAGCAGACCATCTCCGGGCAACAGACTCAAATTACGTCGACCCCAAAAACCAGAAGCTTTTGAAGGAACGAACAGAAATCGGCAACCTCTGGAGAGAAATAAGCTCCCAGCTAGACACGCTCTCCAATTGGCACTACAAACCGAAAGCGCCGCAGGCCAGCATAAATGTTGTTACAGACGTTGCCACGATTACAATGGAAGATGCTCAGCCCACTGCTAATGGCGCCGTTCGCTCATCGGCGACTCTTGCACCACAAGAAATTTACTCACCAGGCGAGAACAGGAGGGGCACTGGGGAGGTGGTAATGAGGAATGGGGTTCCAGTCACGAAGGAGGAAATGActcgagaagaaaaagcgaaGCTGAGGCGTCGGCTTAAGAAGCCGAGTCACACACCTACTGATTCCTCCAAGCAGTCTTCTGGAACGGCGGTTCAGAAACAACAAATTGTATCTGACCTTAAAAGGGCAGGTGTAAAGTTGATTGGGAAGGAGGGTGATATGACAGATATTAGTGGGAGTAAAGTTGCAGCCATGGGCGACAGGATTGGCGCTCATGCGATGAAGTTATAG
- a CDS encoding uncharacterized protein (COG:A;~EggNog:ENOG410QE65;~InterPro:IPR033684,IPR029063,IPR019410;~PFAM:PF10294), which yields MEEVLSPDSAGFNDPLNISESLVPAREIKQAGQSNVTFDSLLQRPLLLKEDLKEGCGGQLWPAGIVLAKYMLRRHRSSLVDKTILEIGAGGGLVGLAVASGCELGPSAIHITDQAPMLPLMEANIALNNLSTIVNAAVLDWGVPASNDIPQHPDVILAADCVYFEPAFPLLISTLNELLGPNSVCYFCFKRRRRADLRFLKLAKKTFHLTEINDNPDAENYKRENIYLYSIRSKSGASGENIVL from the exons ATGGAAGAAGTATTGTCTCCAGATTCCGCTGGTTTCAATGATCCCTTAAACATAAGCGAGTCTTTGGTTCCCGCGAGGGAGATTAAACAAGCCGGTCAGAGCAATGTGACATTCGACAGTCTTCTACAGCGGCCCCTTCTCCTTAAAGAAGACCTAAAGGAGGGGTGTGGCGGTCAGCTGTGGCCTGCTGGTATAGTTTTAGCTAAATATATGCTTCGTCGACACCGCTCCAGTTTGGTTGATAAAACAAT TCTTGAGATCGGCGCAGGCGGCGGCCTTGTTGGGCTAGCTGTTGCTTCCGGTTGCGAACTTGGTCCATCTGCTATACATATCACGGATCAAGCGCCAATGCTACCCCTCATGGAAGCCAATATCGCTCTCAACAATCTCTCCACGATCGTTAATGCTGCAGTATTGGATTGGGGTGTTCCGGCCTCGAATGATATCCCACAGCATCCCGATGTTATCCTCGCCGCGGATTGCGTCTACTTTGAACCCGCTTTCCCACTCCTAATTTCGACACTCAATGAACTTTTAGGTCCCAACTCCGTTTGCTATTTTTGCTTCAAAAGGCGCCGAAGAGCGGACCTTCGGTTTCTGAAATTAGCGAAGAAAACATTCCACCTTACCGAAATTAACGATAATCCTGATGCTGAGAACTACAAGCGAGAGAACATCTATCTATACTCCATACGATCAAAGTCCGGCGCCAGTGGGGAAAATATCGTCCTGTGA
- a CDS encoding DUF1761 domain-containing protein (COG:S;~EggNog:ENOG410PP5N;~InterPro:IPR013879;~PFAM:PF08570;~TransMembrane:4 (o14-35i56-81o93-114i126-145o)), translating to MATLHYLPSVKPSAIAMGTVFTHTASLGILAPVFGDTYHRAQAANSKEDFIKSKEAASAATAWGSSLVGSAVQTYGVAALINATGTLSYKGAAYLGSLIFFASSAPSFVSQVFTEKRPLDTVAVGAVARVFETVGLSLFLTWWGTRTNPFD from the exons ATGGCTACTCTGCACT ATCTCCCTTCCGTGAAACCCTCGGCTATTGCGATGGGTACCGTCTTCACCCACACTGCTTCTCTGGGAATTTTGGCTCCTGTCTTCGGCGATACATATCACCGTGCCCAGGCAGCCAATTCGAAGGAGGACTTTATCAAATCCAAAGAGGCCGCTAGTGCCGCGACTGCGTGGGGTAGTTCTCTGGTCGGAAGCGCTGTGCAGACCTATGGAGTTGCTGCTTTGATTAATGCAACGGGTACCCTTAGCTACAAGGGGGCAGCCTACCTTGGAAGCTTGATCTTTTTTGCCAGTTCGGCCCCCAGT TTCGTCAGCCAGGTATTTACTGAGAAGAGACCTCTCGACACTGTTGCTGTAGGTGCTGTCGCAAGAGTGTTCGAGACAGTTGGTCTGAGTTTGTTCCTCACCTGGTGGGGTACACGCACAAACCCTTTTGATTAG
- a CDS encoding putative NADH-ubiquinone oxidoreductase 21 kDa subunit (COG:S;~EggNog:ENOG410PP64;~InterPro:IPR016813) — MARNVVNAAKSASSVVSINNKYSVQSTGLWERVRRLFAIDPDRSTGVPLNSQFRLPTPGALPPLSYDDPVTVPAGDIADNPYWKRDVRRNYPKISTVNQADAVGLLTVGSQAAPRDDILQIGQAGEKQLVSVKQEGEERGLAGLFQKDKNGIKGVLGPNGLPPTPCNLNSASKYQIDDHHGYPNVYPCRTFV; from the exons ATGGCCCGCAACGTCGTGAACGCGGCCAAATCGGCATCAAGCGTTGTCTCAATCAATAAT AAATACTCCGTTCAGTCCACGGGTTTATGGGAGCGTGTCCGCCGTCTATTTGCCATTGATCCCGACCGCTCAACCGGTGTGCCATTGAATTCTCAATTTCGTCTTCCCACGCCTGGGGCTCTCCCACCGCTATCGTATGATGACCCGGTTACGGTTCCAGCCGGCGATATCGCCGACAACCCGTACTGGAAACGCGACGTCCGCAGAAACTACCCAAAAATCAGCACAGTGAATCAGGCGGATGCCGTTGGCCTTCTCACTGTAGGAAGCCAGGCGGCGCCCAGGGATGACATTCTACAAATTGGCCAAGCAGGCGAAAAGCAGCTCGTTTCGGTAAAACAGGAAGGTGAGGAGCGGGGACTTGCGGGTTTGTTCCAAAAGGACAAGAATGGCATCAAAGGTGTCCTAGGACCCAATGGCCTGCCACCAACACCTTGTAACTTGAACTCTGCTTCGAAATACCAGATTGATGATCATCATGGTTACCCTAATGT GTACCCCTGCCGCACATTCGTTTAA
- a CDS encoding thioredoxin peroxidase DOT5 (BUSCO:EOG0926578E;~COG:O;~EggNog:ENOG410PRGF;~InterPro:IPR036249,IPR013766,IPR000866;~PFAM:PF00578,PF08534;~go_function: GO:0016209 - antioxidant activity [Evidence IEA];~go_function: GO:0016491 - oxidoreductase activity [Evidence IEA];~go_process: GO:0055114 - oxidation-reduction process [Evidence IEA]), translated as MVELRKRKAAPHPAPVNKRTRTKAPNSSSKATEITNTTPVETIPKVGDIVNLDGFGGDLETNDGTTTTLKALLDVSDSGVVLFTYPKASTPGCTKQACLFRDGYDKLTSTGLSIYGLSADSPKANTTFKTKQSLPYPLLCDTASTLIGAIGFKKLPRGTIRGVFVIDKTGKVLVLQPGGPAATVEAVRQLVISTSKDDNTQK; from the exons ATGGTCGAACTGCGTAAGCGCAAGGCAGCGCCACATCCAGCACCCGTGAATAAGCGGACAAGAACCAAAGCGCCCAACTCATCGTCCAAAGCAACAGAAATCACAAACACTACTCCCGTGGAAACTATACCAAAAGTCGGTGATATTGTGAATCTAGATGGGTTTGGTGGCGATTTGGAGACAAACGATGGCACAACGACTACACTCAAGGCTCTCCTCGACGTCAGTGATTCTGGCGTTGTGCTATTTACATACCCCAAGGCCTCGACACCTGGCT GTACAAAGCAAGCCTGTCTATTCCGAGATGGATACGACAAATTGACTTCTACCGGGCTGTCCATCTACGGTTTGTCGGCAGATTCCCCAAAGGCCAACACCACCTTCAAAACGAAGCAAAGTTTGCCGTATCCACTACTTTGCGACACTGCATCTACCTTGATCGGTGCGATCGGGTTCAAGAAACTACCCCGTGGGACAATCAGGGGTGTATTTGTTATAGACAAGACTGGTAAAGTTCTTGTGTTGCAACCGGGTGGTCCAGCTGCAACTGTGGAGGCCGTCCGGCAACTCGTTATATCAACGTCCAAAGATGACAATACCCAGAAATGA
- a CDS encoding putative mitochondrial protein sorting (Msf1) (BUSCO:EOG092641K1;~COG:U;~EggNog:ENOG410PIR9;~InterPro:IPR006797,IPR037365;~PFAM:PF04707;~go_component: GO:0005758 - mitochondrial intermembrane space [Evidence IEA]) has product MKVFSSICTFNYSWDEVSTANWRKYCPWNDKSTHVVGVDTLSRRVDPDTGILRTERLITCNQSVPQWISSLFGGSPTSHVYEVSYVDPVSRKVTMCSTNLTWANVLNVRETVIYQPSASTPSSMTDFQQEAKITALCGGWQKIKNKVEEASVERFGENAKRGKEGFEAVLEMSRRVFSEQRELDTTRTT; this is encoded by the exons ATGAAGGTCTTCTCATCTATTTGTACCTTCAACTATTCGTGGGACGAGGTCTCAACAGCAAACTGGCGGAAATATTGTCCTTGGAACGATAAATCTACACATGTTGTGGGTGTAGATACTCTGTCGCGGAGGGTTGACCCGGACACCGGAATT TTACGCACAGAGCGACTTATCACATGCAATCAGTCTGTACCACAATGGATCTCTTCACTGTTTGGAGGGAGCCCGACCTCACACGTCTACGAAGTATCGTACGTTGATCCAGTTTCAAGAAAAGTAACGATGTGCTCGACAAATCTCACTTGGGCCAATGTCCTAAATGTCCGTGAAACTGTCATCTATCAACCGTCGGCGTCGACTCCGTCATCTATGACCGATTTTCAACAAGAAGCGAAGATCACTGCCCTCTGCGGGGGATGGCAAAAGATCAAAAACAAGGTAGAAGAGGCAAGCGTCGAGAGGTTTGGGGAAAATGCCAAACGGGGTAAAGAAGGCTTCGAAGCCGTCCTTGAAATGAGTCGACGAGTTTTCAGCGAACAGCGTGAGCTAGACACTACCCGCACTACATGA